From a single Couchioplanes caeruleus genomic region:
- a CDS encoding DUF1648 domain-containing protein: protein MRRLVVAAAMVWLPVGVLGLTWAAWHGRLPERIATHWNGTGAADGFGSASWFWATLLVVGVAAGVAAAVAARTPGARFLLTAAGAVSGAAAGIWLATARATLANPAEARLGWRFLLVFAGLAWGFVVAAVAGPRPPAAPADVPLVDPLELKPTERVAYSSTLRSPVLLGVSLVAAAVVAVAAATTAPAVWPVLALPLAAALLFARVRVTADRRGLRLVAGLIGVPLKRIALADIDTAEPARIAPMEWGGWGYRVAPGRSALVLRSGPGLVLRLRDGRRFAVTLDEPEVPAALLTALRHRTPG, encoded by the coding sequence GTGAGAAGACTTGTGGTGGCGGCGGCAATGGTCTGGCTGCCCGTGGGCGTCCTCGGGCTGACGTGGGCGGCGTGGCACGGGCGGCTCCCGGAGCGCATCGCCACGCACTGGAACGGCACGGGAGCGGCGGACGGGTTCGGTTCGGCGTCGTGGTTCTGGGCGACGCTGCTGGTCGTCGGGGTGGCCGCGGGGGTGGCGGCAGCCGTGGCGGCCCGTACCCCCGGCGCCCGCTTCCTGCTCACGGCCGCGGGTGCGGTCTCCGGCGCCGCCGCGGGCATCTGGCTGGCCACCGCCCGCGCCACGCTGGCGAACCCGGCCGAGGCCCGGCTGGGATGGCGGTTCCTGCTGGTGTTCGCCGGGCTCGCCTGGGGATTCGTGGTCGCTGCGGTGGCCGGTCCGCGTCCCCCGGCGGCGCCCGCCGACGTGCCGCTCGTCGACCCGCTCGAGCTGAAGCCCACCGAGCGCGTCGCGTACAGCAGCACCCTGCGTTCGCCGGTACTGCTCGGCGTCAGCCTGGTCGCCGCGGCCGTGGTCGCCGTGGCGGCAGCGACCACCGCACCCGCCGTGTGGCCGGTGCTGGCGCTGCCGCTGGCCGCCGCCCTGCTGTTCGCCCGGGTCCGGGTCACCGCCGACCGGCGCGGCCTGCGCCTGGTGGCCGGCCTGATCGGGGTGCCGCTGAAGCGGATCGCGCTGGCCGACATCGACACCGCCGAGCCCGCCCGGATCGCGCCCATGGAGTGGGGCGGATGGGGATACCGGGTCGCGCCGGGGCGCAGCGCGCTGGTCCTGCGCAGCGGTCCGGGCCTGGTGCTGCGCCTGCGCGACGGCCGCCGGTTCGCGGTGACGCTCGACGAGCCCGAGGTGCCCGCCGCGCTGCTCACCGCCCTGCGGCACCGCACACCCGGCTGA
- a CDS encoding DUF58 domain-containing protein, with product MVTRRFALLLALGVPLPALLPSPWLLTAVVLAIAGGAALLDALVAAPLTAVTLRREGDETVWLGGTATTTLTVANTSRRPLWLRLRDRWVPSAGADGTEHRMNLLAGQEHRITTTLTPTRHGDRPAVRVTLRSYGPLGLAYRQRPQKWNEAVTPPWTLRVLPRFPSRRLLPEKLAKLRVFDGAVVTRGRGQGTEFDVLREYVIGDDVRSIDWRASARTHDVMVRTWRPERDRRVVCVLDTGRTSAARIGDEPRLDAAIDAALLLAVLAAKADDRVDLLALDTAVRAKVEGGGHRTKLPRLISSLASLEPALVETDFGLAAGELLRRDHKRALVVIFSALDAAPIIEGLLPILRRLTTRHRVVLASVRDPETARLAHLPESGATAEDVHLAAAAQLALAERERVKALLEQQGVIVVDEPRESFASKVSDVYLVLKAAGRL from the coding sequence GTGGTCACCAGGCGCTTCGCGCTGCTGCTGGCGCTGGGCGTGCCGCTGCCCGCGCTGCTGCCCTCGCCCTGGCTGCTGACGGCGGTCGTGCTGGCGATCGCCGGCGGCGCGGCGCTGCTCGACGCCCTGGTCGCGGCCCCGCTGACGGCGGTGACGCTGCGCCGCGAGGGGGACGAGACGGTCTGGCTCGGCGGTACGGCGACCACGACCCTGACCGTCGCCAACACCTCGCGGCGGCCGCTGTGGCTGCGCCTGCGGGACCGCTGGGTGCCGTCGGCGGGCGCGGACGGCACCGAGCACCGGATGAACCTGCTCGCCGGTCAGGAGCACCGGATCACCACCACGCTCACCCCGACCCGGCATGGTGACCGGCCCGCGGTCCGAGTGACGCTGCGCTCGTACGGGCCGCTCGGGCTCGCGTACCGGCAGCGGCCGCAGAAGTGGAACGAGGCGGTGACCCCGCCGTGGACGCTGCGCGTGCTGCCGCGCTTCCCGTCGCGGCGGCTGCTGCCGGAGAAGCTGGCGAAGCTGCGCGTCTTCGACGGGGCGGTGGTGACCCGCGGGCGCGGCCAGGGCACCGAGTTCGACGTGCTGCGCGAGTACGTGATCGGCGACGACGTCCGCTCGATCGACTGGCGGGCGTCGGCGCGTACGCACGACGTCATGGTCCGCACGTGGCGCCCGGAGCGCGACCGCCGCGTGGTGTGCGTGCTGGACACCGGCCGTACGTCCGCCGCCCGCATCGGCGACGAGCCCCGCCTGGACGCCGCGATCGACGCCGCGCTGCTGCTCGCCGTGCTGGCCGCCAAGGCCGACGACCGCGTCGACCTGCTCGCCCTGGACACGGCGGTACGCGCCAAGGTGGAGGGCGGCGGCCACCGGACGAAGCTCCCCCGGCTGATCAGCTCGCTGGCCTCGCTGGAGCCGGCCCTCGTGGAGACCGACTTCGGCCTGGCCGCGGGCGAGCTGCTGCGCCGCGACCACAAGCGGGCGCTCGTCGTGATCTTCTCGGCGCTGGACGCGGCCCCCATCATCGAGGGCCTCCTGCCGATCCTGCGCCGCCTGACCACCCGGCACCGGGTGGTGCTGGCCAGCGTCCGCGACCCGGAGACCGCCCGGCTCGCCCACCTGCCGGAGTCCGGCGCGACCGCCGAGGACGTCCACCTGGCGGCGGCCGCGCAGCTCGCGCTGGCGGAACGTGAGCGGGTCAAGGCGCTGCTGGAGCAGCAGGGCGTGATCGTGGTCGACGAGCCGCGGGAGAGCTTCGCCTCGAAGGTCTCCGACGTCTACCTGGTCCTGAAGGCCGCCGGCCGCCTCTGA
- a CDS encoding DUF4129 domain-containing protein, translating into MTRVWDEFAAAVFDVVPPSLLLFLLLVAAGITGALWYWYPAWVPRRMPRWRLRRPRWRLPRWRRRKKAPKPARPAKAAVDPEFRPSVVLADGTLLADRLAAEGRYAEAIRQRLRDVVGDLTAAGVVSPLPGTTAAEVAATAAAQRPSVAAPLGGATELFSDIWYGDRPAHRALDDHMRALTGEVRARMKSGTP; encoded by the coding sequence GTGACCCGGGTGTGGGACGAGTTCGCCGCTGCGGTCTTCGACGTGGTTCCGCCGTCCCTTCTGCTGTTCCTGCTGCTCGTGGCCGCGGGGATCACCGGCGCGCTCTGGTACTGGTACCCGGCGTGGGTGCCGCGGCGGATGCCGCGCTGGCGGCTGCGCAGGCCGCGCTGGCGGCTGCCGCGGTGGCGCCGCCGCAAGAAGGCACCGAAGCCCGCGCGACCGGCGAAGGCGGCGGTCGACCCGGAGTTCCGGCCCAGTGTCGTGCTGGCCGACGGCACGCTGCTCGCCGACCGGCTGGCCGCCGAGGGGCGCTACGCCGAGGCGATCCGGCAGCGGCTGCGCGACGTGGTCGGCGACCTCACCGCCGCCGGGGTGGTCTCGCCGCTGCCCGGCACGACCGCCGCGGAGGTCGCGGCGACGGCAGCCGCGCAGCGCCCGTCGGTGGCGGCACCGCTGGGCGGCGCGACCGAGCTGTTCTCCGACATCTGGTACGGCGACCGCCCCGCGCACCGTGCCCTCGACGACCACATGCGCGCTCTGACCGGTGAGGTCCGCGCCCGGATGAAGAGCGGTACGCCGTGA
- a CDS encoding helicase HerA domain-containing protein, with amino-acid sequence MITDDERRALSALRFNWAPTADDVWRPPPFHVPGLHRTALDMVLDGFAEARDQDDSSPVGVALLGERGTGKTHLLGAVREEVQNRGGYFFLISLLDASAFWRSAALSMVEGLTRQPADGDSQLVLFLRRLADRAGAPRGVRRAVIGETTLSRGTLDAFIDLLRKTDRQVGVEAQDTARALVLHAADDAHAQDIGHDFLCSNDEEEAGDRASWGMRRGRRSAQEVVRDVSRLLALTGPAVVAVDQIDPLVFQTAQSSDPSVQSAWTGSLLLEHIAGGLMSLRETTRRTLSVVSCLPTVWELVKTKATNTVQDRFREAVDLKLIPTPEIGRELVSKRFTAKFETVGFTPPHDTWPVAPEAFVEAVQFTPRELLRTVDNHVRECLSTDEVHELEHLLKGLPTAPVGPAERVVVAPGDLALFDTRYAELVERAQPGPALDPATEDDVVPALLQAGLEAWIGERAEPEGTFGVDPGPGTKPPLHARLRRSLDEATEDEAHWAFRAIGATHHIAVLNRIRNAQTAAGLVEGQTRRRLFLLRNAEWSKGARTREVIKALESAGGRRIGFPETDVAQLMALRVLIEEYGYDKLRPWFQDRRPTSSITVLGEALGAPPTEAAATETATAPAPAPAPDLNAGGDDRIFLGSAFDDGHPVTVELAALRKHTAIFAGSGSGKTVLIRRLVEECALRGVSAIVLDPNNDLSRLGDPWPDPPPGWREADTARSAEYLRNTDVVVWTPRRESGRPLSFQPLPDFAGMLDDPDVFAAGIDSAVAALAPRAKVDGSAGRALLGQAVLREALIGYARTGASDLPGFIGLLSDLPDGVSQIDDAPKIAAGLAQLLMATTVNDPLFGGRGAPTDPGLLLTPAAGFRARVSVVNFVGLTDDAQRQSFVNQLQLALFAWIKRNPAGDRPLGSLFVMDEAQTLAPSGAMTACTHSTLVLASQARKYGLGLVFATQAPKGLHNRIPGNAATQFFGLLNHPTQIATARELARAKGSDVSDIARLKVGQFYAAIEGGEFVKMQAPWSLSHHPQSPPTTEEVLERARAG; translated from the coding sequence ATGATCACCGACGACGAGCGGCGGGCCTTGTCCGCGCTCCGCTTCAACTGGGCGCCGACCGCGGACGACGTCTGGCGGCCGCCGCCGTTCCACGTCCCGGGCCTGCACCGGACCGCGCTCGACATGGTGCTGGACGGCTTCGCCGAGGCTCGCGACCAGGACGACTCCAGCCCGGTCGGCGTCGCGCTGCTCGGGGAGCGCGGCACGGGGAAAACCCATCTGCTCGGCGCCGTACGGGAAGAGGTCCAGAACCGGGGCGGCTACTTCTTCCTGATCAGCCTCCTCGACGCGAGCGCGTTCTGGCGCAGCGCAGCCCTGTCCATGGTGGAAGGCCTCACCCGGCAGCCGGCGGACGGAGACAGTCAACTGGTGCTCTTCCTGCGTCGCCTCGCCGACCGGGCAGGCGCGCCACGAGGCGTCCGGCGGGCGGTCATCGGCGAAACCACACTGAGCCGGGGCACCCTGGACGCCTTCATCGACCTGCTGCGCAAGACCGACCGGCAGGTCGGTGTCGAGGCGCAGGACACCGCCCGCGCGTTGGTGCTCCACGCTGCCGACGACGCCCACGCCCAGGACATCGGCCACGACTTCCTGTGCTCCAACGACGAGGAAGAAGCCGGGGATCGCGCGAGCTGGGGCATGCGACGCGGGCGCCGCTCCGCACAGGAGGTCGTCCGGGACGTCTCCCGCCTGCTCGCTCTCACCGGCCCTGCAGTCGTCGCCGTTGACCAGATCGACCCGCTGGTGTTCCAGACCGCGCAGTCCAGTGACCCCAGCGTCCAGTCGGCCTGGACGGGATCGCTGCTGCTCGAGCACATTGCCGGCGGTCTGATGTCCCTCCGGGAGACGACCCGGCGCACGCTGTCCGTGGTCAGTTGCCTGCCGACGGTCTGGGAGCTCGTCAAGACCAAGGCGACCAACACGGTCCAGGACCGCTTCCGGGAAGCGGTGGACCTGAAGCTCATCCCGACGCCGGAGATCGGCCGGGAGCTGGTGAGCAAGCGGTTCACCGCCAAGTTCGAGACCGTCGGCTTCACGCCGCCGCACGACACGTGGCCGGTCGCGCCCGAGGCGTTCGTGGAGGCCGTTCAATTCACGCCCCGCGAGCTGCTGCGCACCGTAGACAATCACGTACGGGAATGTTTGAGCACCGACGAAGTGCACGAGCTGGAGCACCTCTTGAAAGGGCTCCCGACCGCTCCGGTCGGCCCGGCCGAGCGGGTCGTCGTGGCGCCCGGCGATCTGGCGCTCTTCGACACCCGGTACGCCGAGCTCGTCGAGCGGGCGCAACCCGGCCCGGCCCTGGATCCAGCGACCGAGGACGACGTCGTCCCGGCCCTGCTGCAGGCCGGCCTGGAGGCATGGATCGGGGAACGGGCGGAACCGGAGGGCACCTTCGGTGTCGACCCCGGCCCGGGCACCAAGCCGCCCCTGCACGCTCGCCTGCGGCGCAGCCTGGACGAGGCTACCGAGGACGAGGCGCACTGGGCGTTCCGGGCGATCGGTGCCACCCACCACATCGCGGTGCTGAACCGCATCCGTAACGCGCAGACCGCCGCAGGCCTCGTCGAGGGCCAGACGAGGCGGCGACTGTTCCTCCTGCGCAACGCCGAATGGTCGAAGGGAGCCCGGACACGAGAGGTGATCAAAGCCCTGGAGTCGGCCGGCGGTCGTCGCATCGGATTTCCCGAGACGGACGTCGCGCAGCTCATGGCTCTGCGCGTCCTCATCGAGGAGTACGGCTACGACAAGCTGCGCCCGTGGTTCCAGGACCGCCGCCCCACCTCATCCATCACGGTCCTGGGAGAGGCGCTCGGCGCGCCACCGACCGAGGCGGCCGCCACCGAGACCGCCACCGCGCCGGCACCCGCGCCGGCACCCGACCTGAATGCCGGTGGGGACGACCGGATCTTCCTGGGCTCCGCGTTCGACGATGGGCATCCGGTCACCGTCGAGCTTGCGGCGCTCCGCAAGCACACCGCCATCTTCGCGGGGTCCGGGTCCGGCAAGACCGTCCTCATCCGCCGGCTGGTCGAGGAGTGCGCCCTGCGCGGCGTGTCGGCGATCGTGCTCGACCCGAACAACGACCTCTCGCGCCTCGGCGACCCCTGGCCCGACCCGCCACCGGGATGGCGGGAGGCGGACACCGCTCGCTCGGCGGAATACCTGCGGAACACCGACGTCGTGGTGTGGACGCCCCGCCGGGAGAGCGGCCGGCCCCTCAGTTTCCAACCGCTGCCGGACTTCGCCGGAATGCTCGACGATCCCGACGTGTTCGCCGCGGGCATCGACTCCGCGGTCGCCGCCCTCGCACCGCGCGCCAAGGTGGACGGATCCGCAGGCAGAGCGCTGCTCGGCCAGGCGGTCCTGCGGGAGGCGCTGATCGGATACGCCCGTACGGGGGCCAGCGACCTGCCCGGGTTCATCGGCCTGCTCAGCGACCTCCCGGACGGCGTGAGCCAGATCGACGACGCCCCGAAGATCGCCGCCGGCCTGGCTCAGCTGCTCATGGCCACCACCGTGAACGACCCGCTGTTCGGCGGCCGTGGCGCACCGACCGATCCGGGCCTGTTGCTGACCCCTGCGGCCGGCTTTCGGGCCCGGGTCTCGGTGGTCAACTTCGTCGGCCTCACGGACGACGCCCAGCGACAGAGCTTCGTCAACCAGCTACAGCTGGCGCTCTTCGCCTGGATCAAGCGGAACCCGGCCGGTGACCGCCCGCTCGGCAGCCTGTTCGTCATGGACGAGGCACAGACCCTCGCCCCGTCGGGAGCGATGACTGCCTGCACCCACAGCACCCTGGTGCTGGCTTCGCAGGCTCGTAAGTACGGCCTGGGACTCGTCTTCGCCACCCAGGCCCCCAAGGGCCTGCACAACCGCATCCCCGGCAACGCCGCGACGCAGTTCTTCGGGCTGCTCAACCACCCGACCCAGATCGCTACGGCGCGTGAGCTCGCCCGCGCCAAGGGCAGCGATGTCTCCGACATCGCCCGCCTGAAGGTCGGTCAGTTCTACGCGGCGATCGAGGGCGGCGAGTTCGTCAAGATGCAGGCACCGTGGTCGCTGTCCCACCACCCGCAGAGCCCTCCCACCACGGAAGAGGTCCTGGAACGCGCCCGGGCCGGGTGA
- a CDS encoding AAA family ATPase encodes MTSSVSVEAIAARDALQRLRTEVAKAVIGQDAVVGGVVIALLCGGHVLLEGVPGVAKTLLVRTMATALDVDTKRVQFTPDLMPGDVTGSLIYDARSAAFNFRPGPIFTNLLLADEINRTPPKTQAALLEAMEERTVSTDGESRRLPEPFIVVATQNPIEYEGTYPLPEAQLDRFLLKLAVPLPEREEELGVLRAHHQGFDPRDLKAAGVGPVASAADLAAGRAAVRGVAVAEPVLEYIVDLCRATRMSPALELGASPRGTTALLAVAKARAWLSGREYVLPDDVKAFAIPVLRHRVRLRAEAELDGVSTDSVLRTVLGAVPAPR; translated from the coding sequence GTGACGTCTTCGGTATCCGTGGAGGCCATCGCGGCCCGCGACGCCCTGCAGCGGCTGCGGACCGAGGTCGCCAAGGCGGTCATCGGCCAGGACGCGGTGGTCGGCGGCGTGGTGATCGCGCTGCTCTGCGGCGGCCACGTGCTGCTGGAGGGTGTGCCCGGCGTCGCCAAGACGCTGCTGGTCCGGACCATGGCGACCGCCCTGGACGTCGACACCAAGCGGGTGCAGTTCACCCCGGACCTGATGCCCGGCGACGTGACCGGTTCGCTGATCTACGACGCCCGCTCGGCCGCGTTCAACTTCCGGCCCGGGCCGATCTTCACCAACCTGCTGCTCGCCGACGAGATCAACCGCACCCCGCCGAAGACCCAGGCGGCGCTGCTGGAGGCGATGGAGGAGCGCACGGTCAGCACGGACGGGGAGTCGCGCCGGCTGCCCGAGCCGTTCATCGTGGTCGCCACCCAGAACCCGATCGAGTACGAGGGCACGTACCCGCTGCCGGAGGCGCAGCTGGACCGGTTCCTGCTGAAGCTGGCCGTGCCGCTGCCGGAGCGCGAGGAGGAGCTGGGCGTGCTCCGGGCCCACCATCAGGGCTTCGACCCGCGCGACCTCAAGGCCGCCGGGGTGGGCCCGGTGGCCTCCGCCGCCGACCTGGCCGCCGGGCGGGCCGCGGTGCGCGGCGTGGCGGTCGCCGAGCCGGTGCTCGAGTACATCGTGGACCTGTGCCGGGCCACCCGGATGTCCCCGGCGCTCGAGCTGGGCGCCTCGCCGCGCGGCACGACGGCGCTGCTGGCGGTGGCGAAGGCCCGCGCGTGGCTCAGCGGCCGGGAGTACGTGCTGCCCGACGACGTGAAGGCCTTCGCGATCCCCGTGCTGCGCCACCGGGTACGCCTGCGCGCCGAGGCGGAACTGGACGGCGTCTCCACCGACTCGGTGCTGCGGACCGTGCTCGGCGCCGTACCCGCGCCCCGCTGA
- a CDS encoding RDD family protein: MTVVAPVVGGRGEQLVNGEAVEVDVRHARVGSRGLALLLDMVVQVLLGLALFLLTGAVSSALLGAAADQALIDALGTVSVLLVFVGYPTIVETVTNGRSLGKRAMGLRVVREDGGPIRVRHALVRSLIGLAVEWPGLLFPPFTWAVALTTMLFSPQGRRLGDLAAGTFVIHERSPAPWGWVPAMPPQLAGWAQTLDLTNLDDDLALAVRHYLARAAEIRQPMNGRFAQSLAGEVSERIAQPVPPGVPPWMFLSAVLAERRRRAADRVHAGRALTQRIWPGFGRLEWTRAAGPTWDPAGTNPPLLGVVKEEGRPS, translated from the coding sequence ATGACTGTGGTGGCGCCGGTCGTCGGCGGGCGGGGTGAGCAGCTCGTCAACGGCGAGGCCGTGGAGGTCGACGTCCGGCATGCCCGGGTGGGCTCACGCGGGCTGGCGTTGCTGCTCGACATGGTCGTGCAGGTGCTGCTGGGCCTCGCCCTGTTCCTGCTGACCGGTGCGGTGTCGTCGGCGCTGCTCGGTGCCGCCGCCGACCAGGCGCTGATCGACGCGCTCGGCACGGTGTCGGTGCTGCTGGTCTTCGTCGGCTACCCGACGATCGTGGAGACCGTGACCAACGGCCGCAGCCTCGGCAAGCGGGCGATGGGCCTGCGGGTGGTCCGCGAGGACGGCGGCCCGATCCGGGTACGCCATGCGCTGGTGCGCAGCCTCATCGGGCTCGCCGTGGAGTGGCCCGGCCTGCTGTTCCCGCCGTTCACCTGGGCGGTCGCGCTGACCACGATGCTGTTCTCGCCGCAGGGCCGGCGCCTCGGCGACCTCGCGGCCGGCACGTTCGTGATCCACGAGCGGTCGCCGGCGCCGTGGGGCTGGGTGCCGGCGATGCCGCCGCAGCTGGCCGGCTGGGCGCAGACGCTGGACCTGACGAACCTCGACGACGACCTGGCCCTGGCGGTACGCCACTACCTGGCCCGGGCCGCGGAGATCCGGCAGCCGATGAACGGGCGGTTCGCGCAGAGCCTGGCCGGCGAGGTGAGCGAGCGGATCGCCCAGCCCGTGCCGCCGGGCGTGCCGCCGTGGATGTTCCTCAGCGCGGTGCTGGCCGAGCGCCGCCGCCGCGCCGCCGACCGGGTGCACGCCGGCCGGGCGCTCACCCAGCGGATCTGGCCCGGCTTCGGGCGGCTGGAGTGGACCCGCGCGGCCGGGCCCACGTGGGACCCGGCCGGCACGAACCCGCCGCTGCTCGGCGTGGTCAAGGAGGAGGGCCGCCCGTCCTGA
- a CDS encoding GntR family transcriptional regulator, with the protein MLFRVDVAAAEPLADQIAAQVRGGVVRGELVAGERLPSARELADVLDVNLHTVLRAYAKLRDENLIELRRGRGAVVRDDADATRLRLVELARRFVDEARRQGLQEAEMIAIVKEAQS; encoded by the coding sequence ATGTTGTTCCGGGTGGACGTGGCAGCGGCCGAACCCCTGGCGGATCAGATCGCCGCTCAGGTGCGCGGCGGGGTCGTGCGCGGTGAGCTCGTGGCGGGCGAGCGGCTTCCGTCCGCCCGGGAGCTCGCCGACGTGCTCGACGTCAACCTGCACACCGTCCTGCGGGCGTACGCGAAGCTGCGCGACGAGAACCTGATCGAGTTGCGCCGCGGCCGGGGCGCGGTGGTCCGCGACGATGCCGACGCCACCCGGCTGCGGCTGGTGGAGCTGGCCCGCCGGTTCGTCGACGAGGCACGCCGGCAGGGCCTGCAGGAGGCAGAGATGATCGCGATCGTGAAGGAGGCCCAGTCGTGA
- a CDS encoding DUF4350 domain-containing protein — protein MRNRRWLRFALPFAVVAGLATTTGIAHAVQQPDPTDAAFLSPTSDDGEGARLLADELTRRGIRVDVRTSTEDVLAAVAANGSATVFVAAPELVHPAYLDRLVRLPAGVRVVLVAPRKGQLDSAGLDVPVAGPRWTAAAPQPGCSAPFSSAGAAATLRWRYDGGAYDAVQCFEDGVAEFQVSGLADVTLVGAVDPFRNDRADEHANHAFATALLSRNDRVLWLDLHERERPPRTQPTQDPYEQDDPEWTDGGADGDGTGSDQDGEPRDPSTGQPRDGEGQTGGGGTALTDSPLARAFPPAVWATLALLVAAAIALALASARRLGAPVAEPLPVRVRAAETVRGLGGLYRRAGARSTSLATVRSAALARLAEHYDLPADTPADDLAERVAADTGHPVDDVRHVLAGSVEDSDGELVRAATAVQTLVRYVTGQQNWRQAPDEGNLT, from the coding sequence GTGAGGAACCGCCGCTGGCTGCGTTTCGCCCTGCCGTTCGCGGTGGTGGCCGGCCTGGCCACCACGACCGGGATCGCGCACGCCGTGCAGCAGCCCGACCCGACCGACGCCGCGTTCCTCTCCCCCACCAGCGACGACGGCGAGGGCGCCCGGCTGCTCGCCGACGAGCTCACCCGCCGGGGGATCCGTGTCGACGTGCGGACCAGCACCGAGGACGTGCTGGCCGCGGTGGCCGCGAACGGCTCGGCGACCGTCTTCGTGGCCGCCCCCGAGCTGGTTCATCCGGCGTACCTGGACCGGCTGGTCCGGCTGCCGGCCGGGGTGCGCGTCGTGCTGGTCGCACCGCGGAAGGGCCAGCTGGATTCCGCCGGGCTCGACGTTCCCGTCGCCGGTCCGCGGTGGACCGCCGCCGCGCCGCAGCCGGGCTGCTCGGCGCCGTTCTCCTCGGCGGGCGCCGCGGCCACGCTGCGGTGGCGCTACGACGGGGGCGCGTACGACGCGGTGCAGTGCTTCGAGGACGGGGTCGCGGAGTTCCAGGTGAGCGGCCTCGCCGACGTGACGCTGGTCGGGGCCGTGGACCCGTTCCGCAACGACCGGGCCGACGAGCACGCCAACCACGCGTTCGCGACGGCCCTGCTGAGCCGCAACGACCGGGTGCTCTGGCTGGACCTGCACGAGCGGGAGCGGCCGCCGCGCACGCAACCCACGCAGGACCCGTACGAGCAGGACGACCCGGAGTGGACCGACGGCGGCGCCGACGGCGACGGCACGGGCAGCGACCAGGACGGCGAGCCGCGGGACCCGTCGACCGGGCAGCCGCGGGACGGCGAGGGGCAGACCGGCGGGGGCGGCACCGCGCTCACCGACAGCCCGCTGGCGCGCGCATTCCCGCCCGCGGTGTGGGCCACGCTCGCCCTGCTCGTCGCGGCGGCGATCGCGCTGGCACTGGCGTCCGCCCGGCGGCTGGGCGCCCCGGTCGCCGAGCCGCTGCCGGTACGGGTACGGGCCGCGGAGACCGTACGCGGGCTGGGCGGCCTCTACCGGCGGGCCGGCGCGCGCAGCACGTCGCTGGCCACCGTACGGTCGGCGGCGCTGGCCCGCCTGGCCGAGCATTACGACCTGCCCGCGGACACGCCGGCGGACGATCTCGCCGAGCGGGTCGCGGCGGACACCGGCCACCCGGTGGACGATGTGCGGCACGTCCTCGCCGGCAGCGTCGAGGACAGCGACGGCGAACTGGTCCGCGCGGCGACGGCCGTGCAGACCCTGGTCCGGTACGTGACCGGGCAGCAGAACTGGCGACAGGCACCGGACGAGGGGAATCTGACGTGA
- a CDS encoding stage II sporulation protein M, with translation MDLDAYVSERRGEWNRLDALTRRRKLTAAEADELVLLYQRAATHLSVVRSHSPDPILLASLSQLVIAGRSAVTGGRRYSWRPVVRFFTTSLPVELYRARRWWLTVMVVNVVLAGVLMAYFAANPDIIEMFAPSSTIDRYANEDFVDYYSEFQAQNFAASVWTHNAMLAGQCLASGVLIVPALWILGQNTFQLGLTGALMTYAGHGDTFFRYILPHGFLELTSIFVAAGVGLRIGWAWIAPGPHRTRGRALAERARAGMLVALGLVAMLLVSGLLEAYVTPSGWPDPVRIGIGFVVWLAFMAYALGVGAAAHRRGETADLDPDHTEAQVPMA, from the coding sequence GTGGACCTGGACGCGTACGTCAGCGAGCGCCGCGGGGAGTGGAACCGCCTCGACGCGCTGACCCGCCGCCGCAAGCTGACCGCGGCCGAGGCCGACGAGCTGGTCCTGCTCTACCAGCGCGCGGCCACCCACCTGTCGGTCGTGCGCAGCCACTCCCCGGACCCGATCCTGCTGGCGTCGCTGTCCCAGCTGGTCATCGCGGGCCGCTCGGCGGTCACCGGCGGCCGCCGCTACTCGTGGCGCCCGGTCGTGCGGTTCTTCACCACCAGTCTGCCGGTGGAGCTGTACCGGGCCCGGCGCTGGTGGCTCACGGTGATGGTGGTCAACGTCGTGCTCGCCGGGGTCCTGATGGCGTACTTCGCGGCGAACCCGGACATCATCGAGATGTTCGCGCCGTCGTCGACCATCGACCGGTACGCGAACGAGGACTTCGTCGACTACTACAGCGAGTTCCAGGCGCAGAACTTCGCCGCGAGCGTGTGGACGCACAACGCGATGCTGGCGGGCCAGTGCCTCGCCTCCGGCGTCCTCATCGTGCCCGCCCTGTGGATCCTCGGCCAGAACACGTTCCAGCTCGGCCTCACCGGCGCCCTGATGACGTACGCCGGCCACGGCGACACCTTCTTCCGCTACATCCTTCCGCACGGCTTCCTGGAGCTGACCTCGATCTTCGTGGCGGCCGGCGTGGGGCTGCGGATCGGCTGGGCCTGGATCGCGCCGGGCCCGCACCGCACCCGCGGCCGGGCCCTCGCCGAACGCGCCCGGGCCGGCATGCTGGTGGCGCTCGGCCTGGTCGCGATGCTGCTGGTGTCGGGCCTGCTGGAGGCGTACGTGACGCCGTCCGGCTGGCCGGACCCGGTCCGCATCGGCATCGGCTTCGTGGTCTGGCTCGCCTTCATGGCGTACGCCCTGGGCGTCGGCGCGGCGGCCCACCGCCGCGGCGAGACGGCCGACCTGGACCCCGACCACACCGAAGCCCAGGTTCCGATGGCCTGA